The Micromonospora sp. M71_S20 genome has a window encoding:
- a CDS encoding GNAT family N-acetyltransferase: MEFEVRRIGPESTAEAADVLADAFNGYPWMAWTVAADRHRERLGAMFAGTVAAVGLPYGDVWAAVDADGRPAAVAVWLRPDRPVPDEAWAGVAARNAELAGDRQSALHAADAACASLRSAEPAFLLATVGVRRTDQGRGLGARVLRPGLAEADRAGLPAVLETSSEPNVRFYRRLGFAVTGQARVPDGGPDVWAMRRPAAGERV; the protein is encoded by the coding sequence ATGGAGTTCGAGGTACGCCGGATCGGGCCGGAGTCGACCGCCGAGGCGGCCGACGTGCTCGCCGACGCCTTCAACGGGTACCCCTGGATGGCCTGGACGGTGGCGGCCGACCGGCACCGGGAGCGGTTGGGGGCGATGTTCGCCGGCACCGTCGCCGCCGTCGGGCTGCCCTACGGCGACGTCTGGGCGGCGGTGGACGCCGACGGCCGGCCGGCGGCGGTGGCGGTCTGGCTGCGCCCGGACCGGCCGGTGCCGGATGAGGCCTGGGCCGGTGTCGCGGCGCGCAACGCCGAGTTGGCCGGCGACCGGCAGTCGGCGCTGCACGCCGCCGACGCGGCCTGCGCCTCGCTGCGGTCGGCCGAGCCGGCGTTCCTGCTCGCCACCGTCGGCGTGCGCCGGACCGACCAGGGCCGGGGGCTGGGCGCCCGGGTGCTGCGGCCCGGCCTGGCCGAGGCCGACCGCGCCGGCCTGCCCGCCGTGTTGGAGACCTCGTCGGAGCCGAACGTGCGGTTCTACCGGCGGCTGGGCTTCGCGGTCACCGGCCAGGCCCGGGTGCCCGACGGCGGACCCGACGTCTGGGCGATGCGGCGGCCGGCCGCCGGCGAGCGGGTGTAA
- a CDS encoding sodium:proton antiporter: MVRAPEGLPVLLLCFAAVLLAAVLVSALAHRTILSTAALFLVAGFLLGEDTGGVLHLRADSPIVAQLAELALFAVLFTDGMRVGWADLRSAWRLPGRALGWGLPLTLLVTAVLAHYVAGLDWPEALLVGAILAPTDPVFAAALVGNDKVPARLRHLLNVESGVNDGLALPFVVVLLAVAAGSDDLHLWELGTELAVGLLIGVLVPLLAIALERTRWFAASTAYAPLNGMAIGLLVLALGKATHGNLFLAAFAAGITVATFGPRQRAAFEHFGENVAELLKLAALLVFGALISVEFLGEISWTGWVFAVLAIVVARPVALWISFLRSGLGLREQAAAMWFGPKGFASVVYGLLVLESGIAAGDEVFHLVALTIVISILAHSSTDVVIARAFDDAREAPAWHGVLHRIHRARRSVAPPSRRADRPAAASRSTPAERPGTEDGSGADPARTGQE; encoded by the coding sequence ATGGTCCGCGCCCCGGAAGGTCTCCCTGTGCTGCTGCTGTGCTTCGCCGCTGTCCTGCTGGCTGCCGTGCTCGTGTCGGCGCTGGCCCACCGCACCATCCTCTCCACGGCGGCGCTGTTCCTGGTCGCCGGCTTCCTGTTGGGCGAGGACACCGGGGGTGTGCTGCATCTGCGGGCCGACTCGCCGATCGTGGCCCAGTTGGCGGAGCTGGCGTTGTTCGCGGTGCTGTTCACCGACGGGATGCGGGTGGGCTGGGCCGACCTGCGCTCGGCGTGGCGGTTGCCCGGTCGGGCGTTGGGTTGGGGTCTGCCGCTGACCCTGCTGGTGACGGCGGTGCTGGCGCACTACGTGGCCGGTCTGGACTGGCCGGAGGCGCTGCTGGTCGGGGCCATCCTCGCCCCGACCGATCCGGTCTTCGCCGCCGCACTGGTCGGCAACGACAAGGTCCCGGCGCGGCTGCGGCACCTGCTGAACGTGGAGTCCGGCGTCAACGACGGCCTGGCCCTGCCGTTCGTGGTGGTCCTCCTGGCGGTCGCGGCCGGCTCGGACGACCTGCACCTGTGGGAGTTGGGCACCGAACTGGCGGTAGGTCTGCTGATCGGGGTGCTGGTGCCGCTGTTGGCGATCGCGTTGGAGCGGACCCGCTGGTTCGCCGCGTCGACGGCGTACGCCCCGTTGAACGGGATGGCGATCGGCCTGCTGGTGCTGGCGCTGGGCAAGGCCACCCACGGCAACCTGTTCCTGGCGGCGTTCGCCGCCGGGATCACCGTGGCCACCTTCGGGCCGCGGCAGCGGGCGGCGTTCGAGCACTTCGGGGAGAACGTGGCGGAGCTGCTGAAGCTGGCCGCACTGCTGGTGTTCGGGGCGCTGATCTCGGTGGAGTTCCTCGGCGAGATCTCCTGGACCGGCTGGGTCTTCGCCGTGCTGGCAATCGTGGTGGCTCGGCCGGTCGCGTTGTGGATCTCGTTCCTGCGCTCGGGACTGGGCCTGCGGGAGCAGGCCGCCGCCATGTGGTTCGGGCCGAAGGGCTTCGCCTCCGTGGTCTACGGGCTGCTGGTGCTCGAGTCCGGCATCGCGGCCGGCGACGAGGTGTTCCACCTGGTCGCCCTGACGATCGTCATCTCGATCCTGGCGCACTCCTCCACCGACGTCGTGATCGCCCGGGCCTTCGACGACGCCCGCGAGGCGCCGGCCTGGCACGGGGTGCTGCACCGGATCCACCGGGCCCGGCGATCGGTGGCTCCGCCTTCACGTCGGGCCGACCGCCCGGCAGCCGCCAGCCGGTCCACGCCCGCGGAGCGGCCGGGGACCGAGGACGGGTCGGGAGCAGATCCGGCGAGGACCGGACAGGAGTAG
- a CDS encoding ABC transporter ATP-binding protein has product MATPAVRTQHLSKRYGKVLALDGLELTVPAGEVFGFLGPNGAGKSTTIRLLLGLARPTTGRAWIFDTDAGDVAAHRLLAYVPADVALWPQLTGAETLELLAATGPGVDRAYRDELVERFALDLSKPARTYSTGNRQKIALVAAFATRAPLLVLDEPTSGLDPLMEREFRRAVAVARDRGQTTFLCSHQLAEVEAICDRVAILRAGRLVDVATVDELRRLHRTEVTARFTGPVPDLSGAAGVDIVAQDGGTLSFSLTGPPAPALRALAAADVTALTVREPSLEEIFLDYYGETAR; this is encoded by the coding sequence GTGGCCACACCCGCGGTTCGCACGCAGCACCTGAGCAAGCGCTACGGGAAGGTGCTCGCCCTCGACGGGCTGGAGCTGACCGTGCCGGCCGGCGAGGTGTTCGGGTTCCTTGGCCCGAACGGCGCCGGGAAGTCCACCACGATCCGGCTGCTGCTGGGCCTGGCCCGGCCCACCACCGGCCGGGCGTGGATCTTCGACACCGACGCCGGCGACGTCGCCGCCCATCGCCTGCTGGCCTACGTCCCGGCCGACGTGGCGCTGTGGCCGCAGCTCACCGGCGCGGAGACCCTCGAGCTGCTCGCCGCCACGGGACCCGGCGTCGACCGCGCCTACCGCGACGAACTCGTGGAGCGGTTCGCCCTCGACCTGTCCAAACCGGCCCGCACCTACTCGACCGGCAACCGGCAGAAGATCGCGCTCGTCGCCGCGTTCGCCACGCGCGCGCCGTTGCTGGTCCTCGACGAGCCGACGAGCGGGCTGGACCCGTTGATGGAGCGGGAGTTCCGCCGTGCCGTCGCGGTCGCCCGCGACCGCGGCCAGACCACGTTCCTCTGCTCGCACCAACTGGCGGAGGTCGAAGCGATCTGCGACCGGGTGGCGATCCTGCGCGCCGGCCGGCTCGTCGACGTCGCCACCGTCGACGAGCTGCGCCGCCTGCACCGTACCGAGGTGACCGCCCGGTTCACCGGCCCCGTACCCGACCTGTCCGGTGCGGCCGGAGTCGACATCGTCGCGCAGGACGGCGGGACGCTCAGCTTCTCCCTGACCGGGCCACCCGCACCGGCGCTACGCGCCCTCGCCGCCGCCGACGTCACCGCCCTCACCGTCCGGGAGCCGAGCCTGGAGGAGATCTTCCTCGACTACTACGGCGAGACCGCCCGATGA
- a CDS encoding polyketide antibiotic transporter → MTAALPMAGRTADTAARRAVTRLAVRQVRRGALVVLAVTVGMSTLVAATHARTVGDALDAGALAVLARNPAIRTLFGEPVALETAGGFTVWRTGTILAVLLSVWGLLATTRITRGEEAAGRWDLLLAGRLGPAAVLGRHLAVLAVAAALTAATLTAALVAVGTPARGAALHAAGLALVVTVAVAAAALAAQVFPTRATATGATLAFLGVGLLARMVGDGVASLGWLRWLPPYGPLALTRPYRDDRVSPLIVLAFATVVLSAAALTLARRRDVRDGLLSPAAGRPPRLRLLGSVEAFAVRRMLRPLAGWSAGVGAYFLLIGVLTVSLTDFLGDNPRFADLAARAGFAGLDSARGYAATLFALLAVPVGAFAAVRVAAFAAAETDGRLTLLNAGMVPRARLLSAEVGTTAVGAAVLVTVAGAATWLGAVVVGADLPLGAAFAGTWNVLPVALLNLGVAVLVLGRTPHGVAVVGMVPAAGGFLLKVIADSTGAASWVSWLSPYTHLADVPQATPDWPATAVMVGLAGAALAVGTFGYRRRDVMV, encoded by the coding sequence ATGACCGCCGCCCTGCCAATGGCCGGCCGCACCGCGGACACCGCCGCCCGGCGGGCGGTCACCCGCCTGGCCGTACGCCAGGTACGCCGGGGCGCACTCGTCGTGCTCGCCGTGACCGTCGGCATGTCGACGCTGGTCGCCGCCACCCACGCCAGGACCGTCGGGGACGCTCTCGACGCGGGCGCGCTCGCCGTCCTGGCCCGCAACCCGGCGATCCGGACCCTGTTCGGCGAGCCGGTCGCCCTCGAGACCGCCGGCGGTTTCACCGTCTGGCGGACCGGCACCATACTCGCCGTCCTGCTGTCGGTGTGGGGGCTGCTCGCGACCACCCGCATCACCCGCGGCGAGGAGGCGGCGGGCCGGTGGGACCTCCTGCTCGCCGGCCGGCTGGGCCCGGCCGCGGTGCTCGGCCGGCACCTCGCGGTGCTGGCGGTCGCGGCGGCCCTGACCGCGGCCACGCTCACCGCGGCGCTCGTCGCGGTCGGCACCCCCGCCCGCGGAGCGGCCCTGCACGCCGCCGGGCTGGCGCTGGTCGTCACGGTGGCCGTCGCGGCGGCCGCCCTCGCCGCCCAGGTCTTCCCCACCCGGGCCACGGCGACCGGGGCCACGCTGGCGTTTCTCGGCGTCGGGCTGCTCGCCCGAATGGTCGGTGACGGCGTCGCCTCGCTCGGCTGGCTGCGCTGGCTGCCTCCGTACGGGCCACTGGCCCTGACCCGCCCCTACCGGGACGACCGGGTGTCCCCCCTGATCGTGCTGGCGTTCGCCACGGTCGTCCTCTCCGCCGCCGCGCTCACCCTGGCGCGCCGGCGGGACGTCCGCGACGGACTGCTCTCCCCCGCCGCTGGCCGGCCGCCCCGTCTGCGGCTGCTCGGCTCGGTGGAGGCCTTCGCCGTCCGGCGGATGCTGCGGCCGCTCGCCGGCTGGTCGGCGGGCGTGGGCGCGTACTTTCTGTTGATCGGCGTGCTCACGGTGTCCCTGACCGACTTCCTCGGCGACAACCCCCGCTTCGCCGATCTCGCCGCACGGGCGGGCTTCGCCGGTCTCGACTCCGCCCGCGGGTACGCCGCCACCCTGTTCGCGCTGCTCGCCGTGCCGGTCGGCGCCTTCGCCGCCGTCCGCGTCGCCGCCTTCGCCGCCGCGGAGACCGACGGGCGTCTGACCCTTCTCAACGCCGGCATGGTCCCGCGCGCCCGGCTGCTCAGCGCGGAGGTCGGCACCACCGCGGTCGGCGCGGCGGTGCTGGTCACCGTCGCCGGCGCGGCGACGTGGCTCGGCGCGGTCGTGGTCGGCGCGGATCTGCCGCTGGGCGCGGCGTTTGCCGGCACCTGGAACGTCCTTCCGGTGGCGCTGCTCAACCTCGGGGTCGCGGTCCTCGTCCTCGGCCGGACGCCACACGGGGTGGCGGTCGTGGGCATGGTGCCGGCGGCCGGAGGTTTCCTCCTCAAGGTCATCGCCGACAGCACCGGGGCCGCGAGCTGGGTGAGTTGGCTCTCGCCGTACACCCACCTCGCGGACGTGCCCCAGGCGACGCCGGACTGGCCCGCCACGGCCGTCATGGTCGGTCTCGCGGGCGCGGCCCTGGCCGTCGGCACGTTCGGTTACCGGCGACGGGACGTGATGGTCTAA